GCACTTGAGGCCGCACAGAGCAGCCGCTTCGTCGATAGCCTGCTCAATGCCGACACCGTCCAGTACTTTGCGCGGGAATCGTTCGAGACGGAAAAGCTGCGCGCCGTCGCGGACGACTGGGCCAAGGCCGGCGTGGCCAACCAAGCGGCGCTTTCCGCATTGCGCATCGGGCAGGGCGCCTGTATCGGCGCTGGCATTGCCGCCGTCATGTTGCTCGCGGGCCAGCACGTCATGACCCGCGCCATGACCCTTGGCGATCTGGTGCTCATCAACGCGTACATCACTCAGGTAAGCCTGCCGCTCAATTCGCGGGGTTTTGTGTTCCGCGAGACGAACGACGCCATCACCAACATCGAACGCTTCTTTGCGCTGCTCTTCGCCAAGAGACGGCCGGACGAGGACAACGACGCGTGCGACGCCCGCCCGCTCATCGTCACGGGCGGCGCCATCGAGTTTTCGGGAATGGACTTCACCTACCGGCCGGGGCGGCAACTGTTGCACGACATATCGTTTCGCGTGGGCAGTGCCCAGACGGTGACCGTCGTCGGCGGGAGTGGCTCCGGCAAATCGACGCTTGTGCGCCTGACTTTCGTCTGTATCAGCCAGACGCCGGCACAAGTACTTCAGCGCGTGTTGCAGTGACCGGTTGAATCCGCCTTGCGAGCCCTGATCTGAATGTACGATGCCAGACTTTGACGGCTTGCGTCGCCAGATCGCCATGAGCAACGCGTCGAGAACCAGCTCGCGAGCGAGCGTGGGCTTCATCGACCAACCCACCACTTTGCGTGAGTGCAGGTCGATGACCACGGCCAGGTAAAGCCAGCCCTGCCAAGTGCGCAAGTAGGTGATATCGGTGACCCACGCTCGATCGGGGCAATCGACGGTGAATCGGCGATTGAGCCGGTTCGGAGCGATGATCGAAGGGCGCCCGGCAATACGGCGCGGAGCCTTGTAGCCACGAATAGCCTGGATCTTGTTGGCCTGCATGATTCGTTCAACACGATGCTGGCCGCAAGTCTCACCGGCTTCGCGAAGATCGCCGAACACCCGACGGGCACCATAGACACCACCGCTGGCCACATAAGAATCACGGATGAGGCCGAGCAGGCGCTGATCTTCGATGGCGCGATCGGACATTGGTTTGTTCAGCCACTGGTAGAAACCGCCGCGCGTAACTTCGAGCACCCGGCACATCACAGCGATACGGAATTCGTGTCGATGATCGTTGATGAAACGGTACTTCACTCGGGTTCCCTGGCGAAGTACCGCGCGGCCTTTTTTAAGATGTCGCGCTCCTCCTCGGTACGACGCAGTTGCGCCCGAAGTCGCAAAATCTCGCTCTTGGCCTCGACCAGCTCGCTCGCCTGCTTTTCGGTTTTGTCCGGGGTGAGCGCCTTGACCCACTTGTAAAGACTGTGCGCTGAGACGCCAAGACGGGCGGACACCTCTGCAACGGAGTGGCCGCGTTCGACGATCTGGCGGACCGCCTCTTCCTTAAATTCCGGTGTAAATCGCTCTGCACTCATGGACTTCCTCCTATGCTCAAATCATAGGCCAGAAGTGCTTACAATCCCGGCAGCAGTCCAAGATGGTATTCGAGTGTCAACTTATGACGAGACAGCCCAATTTCTAAAAAATACCAAAAACGGACGATTCACCATCCGAGGAGACAACGGTGCGGGAAAATCAACTTTATTAAACGTTCTGAAAGGAAAACTCGCCGACGACGCCCTCCTCATTCCGTCACGACATGGCCGGCTCTGCTGGCAGCAATGAGTCAGCGAAATGTCCACCGGGCAACGGACATTGAAACAGCTGCATGAAGCCTTTGATCTTCCCGCCACGAAATACCTGCTGCTCGATGAGTGGGATGCAAATCTCGACGATGAAAATCGACGCACAGTCAATGAAAGGCTCGATCGACTTAGCATAAATAAAGTAATCGTCGAAATACGCCATTAGGGAGATGACATGATCGGCAAACGGATAGCAATCGAAATTCTTGATGACGAACGGTTTATTGACCACTACTCAAGAAGGAAATTCTGGAAAGGGCATATTGCGACGTCGACGACCAGTCTATTGTTCTCATGGACAAAAATGACCAGCAGACCAGGCGACGCTTGCTCGGCTCGCTCGAGAAATTGCTGGATATGGGGCTAGTGTCGAAGCATTTTTAATCCGCCAAATCAACCCTCAGTCGGCGTCCCGCCACATAGCGCCCTGGAGCGTCTTTGATGCGATTGAACATAAGAAAACCCCATGTAGCGATCGTTACGCGGGGTTTTCCCTTAATCCTTACCTAAGACCATCGAAAGCACCGACCTAATCCATTCGTAATCCCCATTAAATTTGATAGGGGATACGTAATTTACGCCCGTGCTAGCATGCGGCGCGGAATGTTCTTACGGAGCATTTCAGCATAGGAGTCCTACCGTATATCGATTTTTACTCCTGCTTTTTTGGACTCCTGGCATTCGGCGGCGTCACCGACCTGGCTACAACCCGATGCACGACGGGATGTGGCAGCGCCGCCATTTCCAGAACAACATTCTAAAGAACTAGGAAAATGGCACACCATCTCGTAAAAATTTCCGGTTTGCTGCTTGCAGCCGGCATCATGGCCGGCTGCTCGACCATGAACCAGGGAAGCAGCAGCGCCAAGACGGCTGCCACCGGCTCGGCCGGCGGCGCAAACTCCGAAAACGCCAATGCGTCGCTAGAAAAGTGCGACCGCCCGCTGGGTACCATCGCGGTGATCGAAGACACGTCCGCCCCGTGGTACGGCGTGCTGACCGGCCAATACAAGCTCGGCTCGACGGTGCCTGTCCTCAAGTTGCTCGTCCAGCAATCGAACTGCTTCGTCGTGGTCGACCGCGGCCGCGGCATGAACACGATCATGGGTGAACGCGCGCTGCAAGAATCGGGCGAACTGCGCGCCAAGTCGAACTTCGGCAAGGGCAAGATGGTTTCCGCCGACTACGCGATCAGCCCGTCGATCACCTTCACGAACAACAATGCCGGCGGTGCCGGCGCCAGCCTGGCCGGCCTTCTGCCGGGGGGCATCGGCTCGGCCATCGGCGCGCTCGCCGGCAGCATGAACTCGAAGGAAGCCAGCACCCTGCTGACCGTCATCGACAACCGCTCCAGCGTGCAGATCGCCGCCGCAGAAGGCAGCGCCAGCGCCATGGACTTCGGCGCACTCGGCCGTATCGTCGGCAGCCAGGCCGGCGGCTCGCTCGGCGGCTATTCGAACACCGCCGAAGGCAAGGTCATCGTGGCCGCGTTCACCGACTCGTACAACAATGTCGTGCGCGCCGTGAAGAACTACAAGCAACA
This is a stretch of genomic DNA from Pandoraea faecigallinarum. It encodes these proteins:
- a CDS encoding CsgG/HfaB family protein — encoded protein: MAHHLVKISGLLLAAGIMAGCSTMNQGSSSAKTAATGSAGGANSENANASLEKCDRPLGTIAVIEDTSAPWYGVLTGQYKLGSTVPVLKLLVQQSNCFVVVDRGRGMNTIMGERALQESGELRAKSNFGKGKMVSADYAISPSITFTNNNAGGAGASLAGLLPGGIGSAIGALAGSMNSKEASTLLTVIDNRSSVQIAAAEGSASAMDFGALGRIVGSQAGGSLGGYSNTAEGKVIVAAFTDSYNNVVRAVKNYKQQTVAGGLGTGGQLAVQDDDAPAPAKKSTRKKK